From Vitis vinifera cultivar Pinot Noir 40024 chromosome 14, ASM3070453v1, a single genomic window includes:
- the LOC100241191 gene encoding LOW QUALITY PROTEIN: LEAF RUST 10 DISEASE-RESISTANCE LOCUS RECEPTOR-LIKE PROTEIN KINASE-like 2.4 (The sequence of the model RefSeq protein was modified relative to this genomic sequence to represent the inferred CDS: inserted 1 base in 1 codon) encodes MPPNFFPAYSVFLMIMLIPVPRVVCEDNQQFVSCGAQYECGNMVISYPFWGGSRPPYCGHPGFELTCDGEAPEFTMKEASYRILDINNSFHTLTVARADYWDSYCPPTYVNTTLNESIFSYNATYTDVTLYYDCPQLTIAPSNQFNCTNITGYYTTLDLNLSVSPGSCGVYVTVPIFQSAATAIVSGGGTLTLLTEALKGGFGLEWNASNSLCTECVESGGQCGYTSNQFTCYCRNGYPLSSCQTTRSGSNVLRKIIIGIVAGVATLILVLAMLGCLRIIKCPLACKTLVFWKKESEDDENVEAFIRNYGSLAPKRYNYSDVKKMTNSFTSKLGEGGFGCVYKGKLPDGRMMAVKLLSKSKGNGQDFINEVASISRTSHVNIVTFMGFCFERSRRALIYEFMPNGSLDKFIYNRGSSNESLNLEWKTMYQIAVGIARGLEYLYRGCNTRILHFDIKPHNILLDQNFIPKISDFGLAKLCQKTESMVSMTHARGTTGYIAPEVFCRNFGGVSHKSDVYSYGMLVLEMVGGRKNIDXASFPTWIYKQLQPGKDLTVLRSITNEEEEETARKMVLVSLWCIQPNPSDRPSIDKVVEMLEGSSHLLEIPPNPFMFSTQNTPQSTVST; translated from the exons ATGCCTCCCAATTTCTTCCCAGCTTATTCTGTTTTCTTGATGATCATGCTGATCCCTGTTCCGAGGGTTGTGTGCGAGGACAATCAACAATTCGTCAGCTGCGGCGCACAGTATGAGTGCGGGAATATGGTTATTAGTTATCCTTTCTGGGGAGGGAGTCGCCCTCCTTACTGTGGCCATCCAGGGTTCGAGCTGACTTGTGATGGTGAAGCCCCGGAGTTTACAATGAAGGAGGCGAGTTACCGAATCCTGGATATCAATAACTCATTCCATACTCTCACCGTTGCTAGGGCGGATTACTGGGATAGTTACTGCCCTCCTACATATGTTAACACCACTCTGAATGAATCCATTTTTAGTTATAATGCCACCTATACAGACGTGACCCTCTACTATGATTGTCCCCAACTTACTATCGCGCCTTCCAACCAGTTCAATTGCACCAATATCACTGGTTACTATACAACACTGGATCTTAACCTTAGCGTAAGCCCCGGGAGTTGCGGTGTGTATGTGACGGTTCCCATTTTTCAGTCAGCAGCTACCGCTATAGTGAGCGGTGGAGGTACACTGACTCTTCTTACAGAAGCTCTTAAGGGTGGTTTCGGGTTGGAGTGGAATGCCAGTAATAGTTTGTGTACAGAATGTGTTGAATCCGGTGGGCAGTGCGGCTATACCTCCAACCAATTCACATGCTATTGTCGGAATGGGTATCCTCTCTCCAGTTGCCAAACCACAAGATCAG GCTCAAATGTGCTGAGAAAGATTATTATAG GCATTGTTGCAGGTGTGGCTACGCTCATATTAGTTCTTGCAATGCTTGGTTGCCTTAGAATAATAAAATGCCCATTGGCGTGCAAGACATTGGTCTTCTGGAAGAAGGAATCAGAGGATGATGAAAATGTGGAAGCATTTATAAGGAACTATGGATCATTGGCTCCAAAGAGATACAATTATTCAGATGTTAAGAAAATGACCAACTCATTCACAAGTAAATTAGGTGAAGGAGGATTTGGTTGCGTGTACAAAGGAAAGCTCCCTGATGGTCGCATGATGGCAGTGAAACTTTTGAGTAAGTCAAAGGGTAATGGACAAGACTTTATTAATGAAGTTGCAAGCATCAGTAGAACTTCTCATGTTAATATAGTCACTTTTATGGGATTTTGTTTTGAGAGGAGTAGAAGAGCTCTGATTTATGAATTCATGCCCAATGGATCTCTTGATAAGTTCATCTATAATAGAGGATCCTCTAATGAAAGCCTGAACTTGGAATGGAAGACCATGTACCAAATTGCAGTCGGCATTGCTCGAGGACTAGAATACTTATACCGAGGTTGCAACACAAGGATTTTGCATTTTGACATAAAACCTCACAACATTCTTCTAGACCAAAACTTCATCCCAAAAATTTCTGATTTTGGCCTTGCTAAGCTATGCCAGAAGACAGAAAGCATGGTGTCAATGACGCACGCACGGGGCACCACTGGATACATAGCTCCCGAGGTATTCTGTAGAAACTTTGGAGGAGTCTCTCATAAATCCGATGTCTACAGCTATGGAATGTTGGTTCTTGAAATGGTTGGAGGGAGAAAGAATATTG GTGCAAGTTTTCCAACTTGGATTTATAAGCAGCTTCAGCCAGGCAAGGATCTTACAGTACTTCGTAGTATCACCaatgaagaggaggaagaaaCAGCGAGGAAGATGGTTTTAGTGAGCCTGTGGTGCATTCAGCCCAATCCATCTGACCGACCATCGATTGATAAGGTGGTAGAGATGTTGGAAGGAAGCTCTCATCTCTTAGAGATTCCCCCAAATCCTTTTA